From Alloacidobacterium dinghuense:
ATGGTCCCCGGCGTGCCCAGCCTGCCGGGCAATCTTGTTCCCGCAGTGCGCACCAGAGCGTACGTCGAAACCAGCCCGATGCAACCTCCAGCCAGCGACAGCAAAGTGCTTTCCGTGAGAAATTGCAGGCGGAGCCGCCATTCCGATGCGCCGAGAGCACGCCGCAGCACAACTTCCCTTTCTCGCGCGGTTGCCCGCGAAAGCAGGAGATTGGCAACATTCATACAGGCGATGAGCAGCAAGAAGCCGGAGGCAATCAACAGTACGAGAAGCGCGGGTCGCAGCTCGCCATACATATCGTCGCGCAGAGTTTCGCCGTGGAATTGCCACACGCCATCGGTATCCGGATGTTCATGCGCCAGTTGTTCGTCGATGCGTTGCAGATCGTTCTGCGCCAGCTGCATCGAAACACCCGGACGCAGGCGCGCGAACACATTGATGAAGCGAGTTCCCTCGCCCCGATACTTTCCCCAGTCTGCGGGATCAAAGTGCGCAGGACGCCAGAGTTCGATTCCGTTCGGCAAATGGAAGCTTGCCGGCATGACTCCAACCACCGTAGCCGTTTTCTGATCGAGCGATACCTGCCTGCCGATCACTCCCGGATCGCCGCCAAAATGTTGCTGCCAGAACGGATAGCTCAAAACGATGGCGTCAGGCACATTGGGCTGATCATCCTGGTCGTTGAAAGTCCGCCCCAACAATGGCTGCACGCCCAGGACATTCCAGAACTGGCCATCCGTCCCTACAGCCTTCATCGCCATAGGCAGTTGCCCTTCCGCAACCATCGTCGGGTGATCGAAATAGAAAAAGGAGACGGCGGCAAAAGACCGGCTGCGCGCCCGCAGGTCGAAAAATCTTGGGACAGCGACCAACCCCGCAGTGGATTGTCCCTGCAATCGCATATCCGCAATATGGAGAATACGGTCCGCCTCGGGGTAAGGTAAATTGCGCAGCAGCGTTGCGTAGACCAAAGTAAAGATGGTTGTAGTCGCCCCAATGCCGAGCGCCAAAGTCAGCACAACAGCAAGAGCGAAACCCGGCGCCTTCAGGAATTGACGCACCGCATAACGGCAATCGGAAAAGAAGCGTTCAAACCAGAATGCAACGGACTCATGGCTCTGCTCCCTGAGCCGCAAGTCATTGCCAAGGCCTCGTCTTGCGGCATGCCGCGCGGCTTCGAGCCCCATCCCGCGGGATCGAAATTCCTCTTCTACTTGATCCCGATGGAAGGACATCTCCTCTTCCAAATCGCGATGGAACTTCTCGCGCCTGGCGAAGAGCCACAACTTCCTGAAGAAGCGGCCGAATGATTCCATATCTTCCCTATGCGTCTTGCAGCACCCTGCCTATGGCCGCGATCATCAGCTCAAATTGCGAAAGCTCTTCGCCCAGCTGTTTGCGACCTGCCGGAGTCAGTGTGTAATAGCGCGCGCGGCGGTTGGTCTCCGTCTTTTTCCATTCCGCCTTTACCCACCCTTGCAGCAGCAACCGCTGCAAAGCCGGATACAGCGAACCTTCCTCAACCGTGAGCACATCGTCGGATATCCGCTTGATCGACTGCGCAATCCCATAGCCGTGCAGCGGCGCCCGCGTCAACGTTTTCAAAATCAGCATGTCCAGCGTTCCAGGAAGAAGTTCAGATTTCTTTGCCATGCGCTATCTATAGATTGTCTATGGATAGAAAGTCAAGGTAGGCATGAAGGGTATCTAAATGCACCAAAATGTGCACCTTATTGACCAGATTTTGGCTTGTTTTTGCCTGAATTCGGGTCTAGCATCGAAGTATCTGGCAGTATTCTCCGCGACGATCCGAACGACAGCTCAACCCTACGGGCAGACAGGCAGAGTCGCACTTTGCGACAATATCTGTCATAGGGTCCCATTTGTGGGATTTGGGACGCCTTATCCACAAGATGTTGGGGTGCGAGTGTTGATTCTGCCTTGCCTCAAGGCTAGAGTTTCAAATGACGAAGCCTTGTTCACCCTCCGGGAGTCAAAGGAGTTTAGATCCGCATGTTGAAGCTGAAGAAAATCCAGATTTTGGGCTTTAAGTCCTTTTGCGACCGTACGGAGGTCGTACTGCCCGGAGATGGCATCGCTGTCGTCGTGGGACCGAACGGCTGCGGCAAGTCCAACATTTTGGACGGCGTGACTTGGGTGCTGGGTGAACAGAGCGCCAAGAGTCTGCGTGGCGGCAAGATGGAAGACGTCATCTTTGCCGGAACCCGCGACCGCAAGCCGCTGGGCATGGCCGAAGTGTCGATCACGCTCATCGATCCCGACGCGTACGCCGGCGGACCACTCCTCGAAGAACCCGAGATTGTCATAGAGAACGAGTTCGAAAGCGACTGGGACGAAGAAAAGCTGCGCGAGCAGCGGGCTGCTGAAGTCGAAGAAATCATCGCCGAGTCGCAGCCTGGTCAGGTGATCGAAGGCGATGGCCCGGCGGAAGCACTGGCAGCCGAAGGCGACGCGAACACCGCGGCGGCCAACAACGTTGTTCTCAAGATCCGCCGCCGCAAGTTCCGCAAAACTCCGCAGCAGGGCGAGATCATCGTCACCCGCCGGCTTTTCCGTACCGGTGAGAGCGAATACCTGCTGAACGGTAAGCTGTGCCGTCTTCGCGATATTCAGGACATCTTTATGGGCACCGGTCTTGGGCCGGAGTCCTACGCGATCATTGGGCAGGAGCGCATCGGCCAGCTTCTCAGTTCCAAGCCGCACGACCGTCGCGCCATCATCGAGGAAGCAGCCGGCATCACGCGTTTCAAAACGAAGAAGCGGCTCGCCGAGCTGCGCCTCGAACAGGCAAAACAAAACCTTGCCCGCGTCAACGACATCTTTGAAGAAGTCACACGCCAGATAGCCTCCCTCAAGCGGCAGGCGGCAAAGGCTGAGCGTTACGCGGCCCTGCGCGACGAAATGCGCGCCCGCCTGCGCATCGTTCTGGCCAGCAAGATTTCGCAGATGGACGCCGAGCACGCGAGGTTTGAAGAGGAGATCACTTCCCTCACCCAGACGATCGACGAGCACAGCGCGCAGGTAGAGACACTCGACGCGGAGCACACAGCGGGCATGCAGCGCGGATACGAACTCGACGCTGCCGCCAAAGAGTCGTCGACACGCGCGAGCCAGAGCGCCGTCGAATTGGAACGCGCCACATCTCGCCAGAATGCAAATCTGGAGCGCATCGCCGAGTTGCAGGCGCGGGCCGCTGCCGCGACCACAGAGCTTGAACAGGCAAAGCAGCAATTCGAGGGCATGAAGAGCGAGCGCGAATCGAACCGCGCCTTCCTCGAAACGGCCGCTGCCGAAGCGCAAATCTTCCGCGAGCAGGCACAGGCCAAGCACCAGCAGGCACGCGATGCCGTACAGGCCGTCGCTGCTTCCGAACAGCGTACAGAAGCCGCGCGGCGTCAGGCCATGCAGCTGCTGCAACAGGTCGGCCAGTCTCGCAATCAGATGACGCAGGCCGAAGAGTCGCTGGCTGCCCTCGACCGCGACGCGCAACGCCTCGGCTCGGAAATGGAGTCGGTGAAGCGTGATCTTGAATCCCTGGGAGCAGAGCGCGGACAGGTCTCGATGAAGTTTGAGTCTGTCACGGAAACGCTGAAGCGTCTCGAATCCGAAATCTCTGACCTTCGCAATGAAATTGCCGCCAAGCGCACAGCGGAGATCGAAGCGAAGAAGCGTGGCGATCAGCTTCGCGCCGAGCATGCGACTCTCACTGGTCAGCGCAATTCACTCGACTCGCTCATCCGCGAGCACAGCTACTCGACCGACACGGTGCGCAAGCTCTTCCGCTCCAACTCGCTTGGCGGGGGCTTGGCGCCCGTTGGCACGCTTGCCGATTTTCTTGAAGTCACGGGCCAGCACGAAAATGTCGTCGACGAATTTCTACGCGACGAGCTGAACTACATCGTCGTAAAAAGCTGGGACGCGGCGCACGAAGGCATGCGCCTGCTCAAAACCGACGTCGACGGTCGCGCCACATTCCTGGTCCATCCGGAAGATGCGCAGGCAAAGTTTTCTTTCGCAGGCGAGGCGAATGGAAACCACTATGAACAGCAACAGGGCGTTGTGCCTCTCAAGAACTGCATTCGCGTGCTCGACGGCTTCGGCAAATCGCTCGAAGTGATTTTGCCCAAGCTGCGCGATGGCTACGTAACGCCGGACGGCGAGACG
This genomic window contains:
- a CDS encoding PadR family transcriptional regulator; amino-acid sequence: MAKKSELLPGTLDMLILKTLTRAPLHGYGIAQSIKRISDDVLTVEEGSLYPALQRLLLQGWVKAEWKKTETNRRARYYTLTPAGRKQLGEELSQFELMIAAIGRVLQDA
- the smc gene encoding chromosome segregation protein SMC — encoded protein: MLKLKKIQILGFKSFCDRTEVVLPGDGIAVVVGPNGCGKSNILDGVTWVLGEQSAKSLRGGKMEDVIFAGTRDRKPLGMAEVSITLIDPDAYAGGPLLEEPEIVIENEFESDWDEEKLREQRAAEVEEIIAESQPGQVIEGDGPAEALAAEGDANTAAANNVVLKIRRRKFRKTPQQGEIIVTRRLFRTGESEYLLNGKLCRLRDIQDIFMGTGLGPESYAIIGQERIGQLLSSKPHDRRAIIEEAAGITRFKTKKRLAELRLEQAKQNLARVNDIFEEVTRQIASLKRQAAKAERYAALRDEMRARLRIVLASKISQMDAEHARFEEEITSLTQTIDEHSAQVETLDAEHTAGMQRGYELDAAAKESSTRASQSAVELERATSRQNANLERIAELQARAAAATTELEQAKQQFEGMKSERESNRAFLETAAAEAQIFREQAQAKHQQARDAVQAVAASEQRTEAARRQAMQLLQQVGQSRNQMTQAEESLAALDRDAQRLGSEMESVKRDLESLGAERGQVSMKFESVTETLKRLESEISDLRNEIAAKRTAEIEAKKRGDQLRAEHATLTGQRNSLDSLIREHSYSTDTVRKLFRSNSLGGGLAPVGTLADFLEVTGQHENVVDEFLRDELNYIVVKSWDAAHEGMRLLKTDVDGRATFLVHPEDAQAKFSFAGEANGNHYEQQQGVVPLKNCIRVLDGFGKSLEVILPKLRDGYVTPDGETARGLALENPNAFFLAPSGECFHNVTVTGGKPSAAGPLALKRELRETQQKLEIVEKELAQADIAAASLSRELGELTRQLDGKTEERRNAERESANQSAALRQMDSEVQRLERRLQEWNLQSERNKDQRNAKQSLIEEKREQIERQEAEHATAEKSLEELQRQVEDLRHMREAAQQEAAQMSAELAGLEERRRGAEAAFARIDRMHGDLERRVAQLEQQLSTAKAEQQQRAQENEHLAVQREELALVCDQAQQEVARLSEEAKILRASLAETEQKLKTLRSETDSLRETRSQHSASDATLTADLKHLEETCLNDLGIEAGALREDTDIARIEGEALATEDETCRGFKQKLESMGPVNMMALEEFKETEQRHQFLETQRKDLLDSIENTQATIKEIDEISRTKFDEAFVRINENFSVTFARLFGGGQAFMRLTDEENTADSGVDIVAQPPGKKLQNVFLLSGGEKALTALSLLMGIFQYQPSPFCVLDEVDAPLDETNVGRLADMLHSMATDTQFVMVTHSKRMMTAADLIYGVTMQEPGVSKVVSVRMGGQEQAREPRRATA